In Kaistella faecalis, a genomic segment contains:
- the rfbD gene encoding dTDP-4-dehydrorhamnose reductase produces the protein MTKRILIIGGNGQLGNCIRKIAPDFEDRYEFNFTDSATLDITDGSAVSDFFYDYKPQFCINASAYTAVDLAETEPEKAFAVNADGVANLAEACAEYNCVLIHVSTDYVFDGETEISYSEDNFTNPQGIYGASKLKGEELSMDINPKTVIIRTSWLYSEFNKNFVKTMLNLFSTKDELGIVADQFGQPTNANDLAEAIMKVIDTETKTFGIFHFSNYPETSWFGFAKKIAEFSDSGIKLNAITTQDFPTPATRPKRSTMALDKIENIYRIELNHWENSLEDCIQILQKS, from the coding sequence ATGACAAAAAGAATACTGATTATCGGAGGTAACGGACAGTTAGGGAACTGTATCCGAAAGATTGCTCCTGATTTTGAAGACCGATACGAATTTAATTTTACCGATTCAGCAACGCTTGACATTACAGATGGGTCTGCAGTTTCTGATTTTTTCTATGACTATAAACCGCAATTCTGTATTAATGCTTCAGCTTATACTGCGGTAGATCTTGCGGAAACAGAGCCTGAAAAAGCCTTTGCAGTAAATGCAGACGGAGTGGCCAATTTAGCTGAAGCTTGTGCTGAATATAACTGCGTATTGATTCACGTTTCTACCGATTATGTTTTTGATGGTGAAACTGAAATTTCTTATTCTGAAGATAATTTTACGAATCCGCAAGGCATTTACGGAGCCTCAAAACTGAAAGGTGAAGAACTCTCGATGGATATTAATCCAAAGACAGTGATTATCCGCACATCGTGGCTGTATTCAGAGTTTAATAAAAATTTTGTGAAAACAATGCTGAACTTATTCTCCACTAAGGATGAATTGGGAATTGTTGCGGATCAGTTTGGTCAGCCTACCAATGCTAATGATTTAGCAGAAGCAATCATGAAAGTCATCGACACTGAAACAAAAACCTTTGGTATTTTTCATTTTTCCAATTATCCTGAAACAAGCTGGTTCGGTTTTGCTAAAAAGATTGCAGAATTTTCAGATTCGGGAATTAAACTCAATGCAATTACCACGCAAGATTTTCCTACTCCGGCCACAAGGCCGAAACGAAGTACAATGGCTTTAGATAAAATAGAAAATATTTACCGCATTGAACTGAATCATTGGGAGAATTCTCTTGAAGATTGCATACAAATTCTACAGAAATCATGA
- the bshB1 gene encoding bacillithiol biosynthesis deacetylase BshB1, with product MKVDILAIGAHPDDVELGCGGTLAKLISEGKKVAIVDLTQGELGTRGTNFTRAEEAAEASRVLGISARENLKMKDGFILNTEEYQMQVVKMIRKYQPEIVFANAIDDRHPDHAKASKLVSDACFLAGLVKIDTVLDGENQQQWRPKQVFHYIQWKNVIPEFVVDISDFMEKKIEACLAYKTQFYDPNSNEPMTPIATKDFLESLTYRAQDLGRLSGVGFAEGFTSEKLLAFKNFDGIVL from the coding sequence ATGAAAGTAGATATTCTGGCCATTGGCGCCCATCCGGACGATGTAGAACTCGGTTGTGGAGGAACATTAGCTAAATTAATTTCCGAAGGGAAAAAAGTTGCGATTGTTGATTTAACGCAAGGCGAACTCGGTACACGCGGAACTAATTTTACCAGAGCTGAAGAAGCCGCGGAAGCTTCCAGAGTACTTGGGATTTCAGCACGTGAAAATTTGAAAATGAAAGACGGTTTTATTCTCAATACTGAAGAGTATCAAATGCAGGTGGTGAAAATGATCCGTAAGTATCAGCCAGAAATTGTTTTTGCTAACGCAATTGACGACAGACATCCGGATCATGCGAAAGCCTCGAAATTGGTGTCAGATGCGTGTTTTCTTGCAGGATTGGTGAAAATTGACACAGTATTGGATGGTGAAAACCAACAACAGTGGCGTCCAAAGCAGGTTTTCCATTACATCCAATGGAAAAATGTAATTCCGGAATTTGTTGTGGATATTTCAGATTTCATGGAGAAGAAAATAGAAGCCTGTCTCGCCTATAAAACCCAGTTTTACGACCCCAATTCCAATGAACCGATGACTCCGATCGCGACGAAGGATTTTCTGGAAAGTTTAACTTACAGAGCTCAGGATTTAGGCAGATTGTCGGGTGTTGGTTTCGCTGAAGGATTTACTTCGGAAAAGTTGCTTGCTTTCAAAAATTTTGACGGAATAGTTTTGTAA
- a CDS encoding DUF3276 family protein → MSDYKERHENEIFTKVLKAGRRTYFFDVRETKAGDYYLTITESKKNFGENGEATFEKHKIYLYKEDFKSFEDMFRESTDFIISQKGEDVISERHDKDFKSRSFTIESDDEV, encoded by the coding sequence ATGAGTGATTACAAGGAACGCCACGAAAATGAAATTTTCACAAAGGTGTTGAAAGCAGGAAGAAGAACATATTTCTTTGATGTTCGCGAAACTAAAGCGGGAGACTATTATCTGACAATCACCGAAAGCAAAAAGAATTTTGGGGAAAACGGAGAAGCAACTTTCGAAAAACATAAAATCTATCTCTACAAAGAAGATTTCAAAAGTTTCGAGGACATGTTCAGAGAATCTACAGACTTTATTATCAGCCAGAAAGGTGAAGACGTGATTTCTGAGAGACACGACAAAGATTTTAAAAGCCGTTCATTCACCATTGAATCCGACGACGAAGTTTAA
- a CDS encoding ABC transporter ATP-binding protein, which translates to MNALKTLNPYFWKHRILLFWGFLFIIASNFFSIYKVQFVGKSVDQIAQTANQGFNKQVLIYVAIIVVSSILTGFFTFMMRQTIIVASRKIEYELKNKIYTHYQELSLTDFKKTTTGDLMNRLSEDVVAVRMYLGPGVMYVVNLIILLIITSIYMLKTDVSMTLWSLVPLPILSYVIYKVSSIINHKSKIMQKSQSAISTFVQDSFSGIRVVKFFAKEKYIEKNYGIKVKDYQDKALDLAKTEAYFFTIILFVIGLLNVVILVIGGQKYLNNELSVGKIADFFMYINILIWPFSMVGWVTSVNQRADASMARINEFLDMKTEIINTNNEIYPIKGDIEFRNVSYVYPNTGIKALENLSFTIEAGKSLAIMGKTGSGKSTVALLLCRLIDPTEGEILVDGKNLKEHNLENYRRQIGYIPQESFLFSDTIENNIGFAVDKPSLKLVEQYAKKADVHKNIVEFKDQYKTMVGERGVMLSGGQKQRICIARALIKEPKILIFDDSLSALDTETEENILQNIENEIQKSSSIIITHRESSAKRADKILNLTKVETTASA; encoded by the coding sequence ATGAACGCACTGAAAACCCTAAACCCTTATTTCTGGAAACACCGTATCCTGCTGTTTTGGGGATTCCTGTTTATTATCGCCAGCAACTTCTTCAGTATTTATAAGGTGCAGTTTGTAGGGAAATCTGTTGACCAGATTGCACAAACCGCGAATCAGGGCTTTAACAAACAGGTACTGATTTACGTAGCGATTATCGTTGTTTCATCAATACTCACAGGTTTTTTCACTTTCATGATGCGGCAAACCATCATTGTTGCCTCACGGAAAATTGAATACGAACTGAAAAATAAAATTTACACCCATTATCAGGAACTGTCTTTAACCGATTTCAAAAAAACCACAACCGGTGACTTAATGAACCGGCTTAGTGAAGATGTTGTCGCGGTGAGAATGTATCTGGGGCCAGGCGTAATGTATGTAGTGAACCTTATTATTTTGCTCATCATTACAAGCATTTATATGCTGAAAACCGACGTTTCTATGACGTTGTGGTCATTGGTTCCGCTGCCTATTCTCTCTTACGTTATATATAAAGTAAGTTCGATTATTAATCACAAATCGAAAATCATGCAGAAAAGCCAGTCTGCGATTTCGACCTTCGTACAGGACAGTTTCTCCGGAATCCGCGTGGTGAAGTTTTTTGCCAAGGAAAAGTATATTGAGAAAAATTACGGTATAAAAGTTAAAGACTATCAGGATAAAGCCCTGGACCTGGCGAAAACTGAAGCTTACTTTTTCACCATTATTCTATTTGTAATTGGGCTTTTGAATGTAGTAATTCTGGTAATCGGCGGACAAAAATATCTGAACAACGAACTGTCCGTAGGAAAAATTGCCGATTTTTTCATGTATATAAATATTCTGATCTGGCCATTTTCTATGGTCGGTTGGGTTACATCAGTAAACCAGAGAGCTGATGCATCGATGGCAAGGATAAATGAATTTCTCGACATGAAAACCGAAATCATCAATACCAATAACGAAATCTATCCGATCAAAGGAGATATTGAATTCAGGAATGTATCCTACGTTTATCCGAATACTGGAATCAAAGCTTTAGAAAATTTAAGTTTTACGATCGAAGCCGGGAAATCACTGGCGATAATGGGAAAAACGGGCAGCGGAAAATCAACGGTAGCACTTCTACTCTGCCGGCTGATTGACCCGACGGAAGGCGAAATTTTAGTTGACGGCAAAAACCTGAAAGAACATAATCTGGAAAACTACCGCAGACAGATCGGGTATATTCCTCAGGAAAGTTTTCTGTTTTCGGATACAATCGAAAACAATATCGGTTTTGCGGTGGACAAGCCCTCTTTAAAACTGGTCGAACAATATGCAAAAAAGGCGGATGTTCATAAGAATATTGTAGAATTTAAAGATCAGTACAAAACAATGGTTGGGGAAAGAGGTGTTATGCTTTCCGGAGGCCAGAAACAAAGAATCTGTATCGCCAGAGCCCTGATTAAAGAACCGAAGATTTTAATTTTTGATGATTCTCTGTCGGCGTTGGATACTGAAACCGAAGAAAACATTCTCCAGAATATCGAAAACGAAATCCAGAAAAGCAGCTCAATCATCATTACGCACCGCGAAAGCAGCGCAAAACGTGCAGATAAAATATTGAATCTCACTAAAGTAGAAACGACAGCATCGGCATAA
- the nusB gene encoding transcription antitermination factor NusB, with protein sequence MLGRRQIREKVVESVYSYYQNPIKADVLEKNMFSQIEKIYHLYIYQLNFLVALKALAERQIEIGKNKYIKTEDNINPNQKFINNKVLNMLEENTERLSFTSKHQDLKWDLHDELLVKTFQRMTAGKRYQDFMKEEGTSFEEDQKFIGKLFLRYIAENEDFHDYIEGKELSWADDFHISNSMIQKTIGFFKENEPSHTLIKMIKDEEDREFAGRLLKQTLNHWEETEKKLKGRLENWDIERISLIDKIILVTAICELDYFPLTPGRVIINEYIEISKVFSTDRSNIFINGILDKYTKDINRN encoded by the coding sequence ATGTTAGGAAGAAGACAAATCCGTGAAAAAGTTGTAGAATCGGTATATTCATATTACCAAAACCCTATTAAAGCAGACGTTTTAGAGAAAAACATGTTCTCGCAAATCGAGAAAATCTATCATCTCTATATCTATCAGCTTAATTTTTTGGTGGCACTGAAAGCGCTCGCTGAAAGACAGATTGAGATTGGTAAAAATAAATACATCAAGACCGAAGATAACATTAATCCCAACCAGAAATTCATCAATAACAAAGTTTTGAATATGCTGGAAGAGAATACCGAAAGACTTTCTTTCACCTCAAAACACCAGGATCTTAAATGGGATCTGCACGATGAATTATTGGTAAAGACTTTCCAGCGAATGACTGCGGGGAAGCGTTATCAGGATTTTATGAAAGAAGAAGGAACTTCTTTTGAGGAAGATCAGAAATTCATTGGTAAATTATTTCTGAGATATATTGCAGAGAATGAAGATTTTCATGATTATATCGAAGGTAAGGAACTGAGTTGGGCTGATGATTTCCACATTTCAAATTCCATGATTCAGAAGACTATTGGTTTTTTTAAAGAGAATGAGCCAAGCCATACTTTAATTAAGATGATTAAAGATGAAGAAGACCGCGAATTTGCAGGAAGGCTTTTAAAACAGACCCTCAACCACTGGGAAGAAACCGAGAAAAAGCTCAAAGGCAGACTTGAAAACTGGGACATCGAGAGAATCTCGCTTATCGATAAAATCATCCTGGTTACCGCCATCTGCGAACTCGATTATTTTCCGCTTACGCCAGGCAGAGTGATTATCAATGAATATATCGAGATATCGAAAGTCTTTTCTACGGACCGTTCCAACATTTTCATCAATGGAATTTTAGATAAGTATACCAAAGATATTAATAGAAATTAG
- a CDS encoding DUF1573 domain-containing protein, whose protein sequence is MKNLVKLLPLVAALALVSCKKDQTADQLVVEETTQTAAAPEVAQETAPVTPAAQVGPATTVALSEANFAFGKIKKGDKVEHVYEVTNTGANPLVISEVKPACGCTVPDYTKEPILPGQKGKITLKFDSASFDGLVSKQAEVYANVEKSPIVISFSADIQP, encoded by the coding sequence ATGAAAAATTTAGTGAAATTATTACCGCTTGTTGCCGCACTCGCTTTAGTAAGCTGCAAGAAAGACCAGACCGCTGATCAATTGGTTGTTGAAGAAACTACACAAACAGCAGCTGCTCCTGAGGTAGCTCAGGAAACTGCACCGGTAACACCTGCTGCACAAGTAGGTCCGGCAACCACTGTTGCACTCTCAGAAGCTAATTTTGCTTTTGGAAAAATTAAAAAAGGTGACAAAGTAGAGCATGTATACGAAGTTACCAATACCGGGGCAAATCCTTTAGTAATTTCTGAAGTAAAACCTGCTTGTGGATGTACCGTTCCTGATTATACCAAAGAACCAATTCTCCCGGGACAAAAAGGTAAAATCACCCTGAAGTTCGATTCTGCAAGTTTCGACGGATTGGTAAGCAAGCAAGCTGAGGTGTATGCCAACGTAGAAAAATCACCTATTGTGATTAGTTTCTCAGCAGATATTCAGCCCTAA
- the yajC gene encoding preprotein translocase subunit YajC: MIAIFLQAAQPEGSMMPTMIMMGLMFVGFYFLMIRPQMRKAKQEKGFQETLKVGSRVVTTSGMHGRIAQIQEDGVVIETLSGKLKFEKAAISREFTQQRFPDSAPDDKK; this comes from the coding sequence ATGATAGCTATATTTTTACAGGCTGCGCAACCGGAAGGTTCTATGATGCCTACAATGATTATGATGGGCCTAATGTTCGTTGGATTTTATTTTCTGATGATTCGCCCGCAGATGAGAAAGGCCAAGCAGGAAAAAGGTTTTCAGGAAACTTTGAAGGTAGGAAGCAGAGTGGTAACCACCTCTGGAATGCACGGCAGAATTGCGCAGATCCAGGAAGACGGAGTGGTAATTGAAACGCTTTCGGGTAAATTAAAGTTTGAAAAAGCTGCAATTTCAAGAGAATTTACGCAGCAGAGATTCCCCGATTCCGCGCCGGACGATAAGAAATAA
- a CDS encoding putative transporter, with protein sequence MFDWLKALLLPVENPTVTQSIVVIMLAVGSGIFFGRLKLGKITFGVSAVMFTGLILGHFGYRIDHGILNFIRDFGLILFVYGIGLQVGPSFFSSFRNEGLKFNILAVSTVLFGGVITIILYHLTGLKMEDLVGIMSGSVTNTPGLGAAKNTIEEIKASFPDRAFNDPTIGYAITYPLGVFGIIGTIILSKILLKIHPETEMRKFRMSKINSELPLIHKKMRVTNPEFFGKTIHQSIKDFGHDIVISRLKHSGSEAVKSPTSDMHLRDRDVLMLVGLEKDVDDFIALLGRPSSDLFIESDSDIHNKNIFVTKPSVIHKKLSELDLYNTYDLKVTRVFRAGREILPRPSLELFYGDKLRVIGSKEAIEEVEKIIGNSEKKLLEPDFLSLFGGLLLGVILGSIPIAIPSLPVPIKLGFAAGPLIVALLISRYGGISFIHSYINNGAIYFMKDLGICLFFAAVGIHAGDGFYENFIQYNGWNWLLFGSAITFIPLITMVIIGRFIMKINFLQLAGIMSGSYTDPAALSFSTNYLDSDVPIQSYAQVYPLVTIFRIFVASLLILIFS encoded by the coding sequence ATGTTTGATTGGTTAAAAGCATTACTACTTCCTGTTGAAAACCCTACTGTAACTCAATCCATCGTTGTAATTATGTTAGCGGTGGGATCGGGAATTTTCTTTGGCAGGTTAAAACTCGGCAAGATTACCTTTGGTGTTTCGGCCGTGATGTTTACGGGACTAATTTTGGGGCATTTCGGCTATCGCATTGATCATGGAATTCTAAACTTCATCCGTGATTTCGGTTTGATACTTTTCGTATATGGTATTGGTTTACAGGTTGGGCCATCGTTTTTTTCCTCATTCCGCAATGAAGGTTTAAAGTTTAATATTTTAGCTGTCTCAACTGTACTGTTTGGCGGGGTAATTACGATTATTCTGTACCATTTGACGGGTTTGAAAATGGAAGATTTGGTGGGAATCATGAGCGGTTCTGTGACAAATACACCGGGTTTGGGAGCAGCAAAAAATACGATCGAGGAAATAAAGGCGTCATTTCCCGACCGTGCCTTTAATGACCCAACCATCGGGTATGCCATCACTTATCCGCTAGGCGTTTTCGGAATCATCGGAACGATTATCCTTTCGAAAATTCTGCTTAAAATTCATCCGGAAACGGAGATGCGTAAATTCCGCATGTCGAAAATTAACAGTGAACTTCCGCTGATTCACAAAAAAATGAGGGTTACGAATCCTGAATTTTTCGGAAAAACAATACACCAGTCGATCAAAGATTTCGGGCATGATATTGTGATTTCGCGGCTTAAACACAGTGGTAGCGAAGCGGTAAAGTCCCCTACTTCCGACATGCATCTGAGAGACCGCGACGTGCTCATGCTGGTGGGATTGGAGAAAGATGTTGATGATTTTATTGCCCTACTTGGCAGGCCATCCAGTGATCTTTTCATCGAATCCGATTCTGACATTCACAATAAAAATATTTTCGTTACCAAACCTTCGGTGATTCATAAAAAACTTTCTGAACTTGATCTTTACAACACCTATGATTTAAAGGTAACGCGCGTATTCCGTGCAGGGCGGGAAATTCTTCCGCGACCTTCGCTTGAACTGTTTTATGGCGATAAATTAAGGGTAATCGGTTCTAAAGAAGCGATTGAAGAAGTAGAAAAAATTATAGGAAATTCAGAAAAAAAACTTCTCGAGCCGGATTTTCTTTCGCTTTTCGGCGGTTTGCTGCTGGGAGTGATTTTAGGTTCAATTCCGATTGCAATTCCGAGTCTACCGGTTCCGATAAAATTAGGATTTGCAGCCGGCCCACTGATTGTCGCCCTGCTGATTTCCAGATATGGCGGAATCTCTTTCATCCATTCCTATATCAATAACGGCGCAATTTATTTTATGAAAGATTTGGGAATCTGCCTGTTTTTCGCCGCGGTGGGAATTCATGCAGGTGATGGTTTTTATGAAAATTTCATACAGTACAATGGATGGAACTGGCTTCTTTTTGGCTCAGCGATTACTTTCATACCGCTGATCACGATGGTTATTATCGGCCGTTTTATCATGAAGATTAATTTCCTGCAGCTGGCCGGAATCATGAGCGGAAGCTATACAGATCCCGCGGCATTATCTTTCAGTACCAATTATCTGGATTCTGATGTGCCTATTCAAAGTTATGCTCAGGTCTATCCGCTGGTAACCATATTCAGAATTTTTGTGGCGAGTCTTCTGATTTTAATATTTAGTTGA
- a CDS encoding DUF2851 family protein has protein sequence MNEKLLQYLWNFKIFTSFDFKDVEGNNLEILDFGKWNFDSGPDFLYGKIKFSELILAGNIELHVKSSDYIFHQHSGNPEFENLILHAVFYHDVDVDELKDKNIPTLELKNYIDETLLRNYDSMIRNHQFIPCENLFRPDAVPFYFPEETLLKKLDEKSLEIEKGLKFNKNNYEAVLFQHLAYGFGLKVNAEIFRQLAESLDFSVVNKIRQNQIQLEALFFGICGWLQKPEDEQMQIWKREFDFLQAKFQLPAVKITPKFSKLRPPNFPTVRLSQLASLYHLNQNLFSKLILAKNIDEIKGIFEGVKASEYWNNRFNFRKISPVEGEKSLTEDFVNLIIINAVLPFKYAYHKNSDEDINDEILDFYRKIPPEKNTVTEGWKSLGLEIGNSLESQAFIYHYKNFCETKNCLNCGIGFQLLRVKE, from the coding sequence ATGAATGAGAAGCTCCTTCAATATCTTTGGAATTTCAAGATTTTCACGAGTTTTGATTTTAAAGATGTGGAAGGAAACAATCTGGAAATTCTGGATTTTGGAAAATGGAATTTCGACTCCGGCCCAGATTTTCTTTATGGCAAAATAAAATTCAGTGAGCTGATCTTAGCAGGAAATATCGAACTGCACGTAAAATCTTCAGATTACATTTTTCATCAGCATTCCGGCAATCCTGAATTTGAAAATTTAATTTTACATGCAGTGTTCTATCATGATGTCGATGTTGATGAACTTAAAGATAAAAATATTCCGACGCTTGAACTGAAAAATTATATTGATGAAACCTTGCTCAGGAATTATGATTCCATGATCAGAAACCACCAGTTTATTCCCTGCGAAAATCTGTTCAGACCCGACGCAGTTCCTTTTTATTTTCCTGAAGAAACGCTGCTGAAAAAATTAGATGAAAAGTCTCTTGAAATCGAAAAAGGCTTGAAATTCAACAAAAATAACTACGAAGCTGTCCTCTTTCAGCATTTAGCGTATGGATTTGGGTTGAAAGTTAATGCTGAAATTTTCCGCCAGCTTGCAGAAAGTCTCGATTTTTCGGTGGTGAATAAGATCCGTCAGAACCAAATTCAACTCGAAGCCCTGTTTTTCGGCATCTGCGGTTGGCTACAAAAGCCGGAGGACGAACAGATGCAAATCTGGAAAAGAGAATTTGATTTTCTCCAGGCAAAATTCCAGTTGCCTGCTGTAAAAATTACCCCTAAGTTTTCGAAACTCCGGCCGCCAAATTTTCCCACGGTAAGGCTTTCTCAGCTGGCATCTCTGTACCACTTAAATCAAAACCTTTTTTCAAAACTTATTCTTGCCAAAAACATTGATGAGATTAAGGGAATTTTCGAGGGCGTTAAGGCCAGCGAATATTGGAACAACCGATTCAATTTCCGGAAAATCTCTCCGGTAGAAGGCGAAAAATCTCTTACAGAAGATTTCGTAAACCTGATTATTATAAACGCGGTGCTGCCCTTTAAATATGCTTATCACAAAAATTCAGATGAAGATATAAACGATGAAATTCTCGATTTTTACCGGAAAATTCCCCCTGAAAAAAATACTGTGACAGAAGGCTGGAAATCCTTAGGATTAGAAATCGGTAATTCGCTGGAAAGTCAGGCTTTTATCTATCACTACAAAAATTTCTGCGAAACCAAGAACTGCCTGAACTGTGGGATTGGCTTTCAGCTTTTAAGAGTGAAAGAATAA
- the bshA gene encoding N-acetyl-alpha-D-glucosaminyl L-malate synthase BshA, which translates to MKIGILCYPTYGGSGIVATELGMSLANKGYEVHFISSNLPARLDITNPNIFFHKVNVQTYPLFQYQPYDIALSSMIYRVVNLYKLDLLHAHYAIPYAYAAFTAKQMLKEEGRDIPLVTTLHGTDITLVGQHPSYKHAVEFSINQSDTITSVSESLKKDTLQLFNIKKEIKVITNFIDNSEFDECTDCSRSQFATDDEKILIHVSNLRPVKRIEDVLEIFKDVEKHVKSKLIIIGEGPDMEKVNGFLEENPDLINKIRLLGKVNDLYRILQLSDVFLLPSEQESFGLAALEAMAAHTPVISSNAGGIPEVNIQGETGFLAEIGNVKAMSNYAIKLLSNEDLLMEMKTNAKKQAIRFDLKNILPLYEEMYEETLKNFKNPALTP; encoded by the coding sequence ATGAAAATCGGAATTCTCTGTTACCCAACCTATGGCGGAAGTGGCATTGTTGCTACAGAATTAGGCATGTCGCTCGCCAATAAAGGTTACGAAGTACATTTTATAAGCTCTAATCTTCCCGCAAGACTTGACATTACCAATCCCAATATTTTTTTCCACAAGGTAAACGTTCAAACCTATCCTCTTTTTCAGTATCAGCCGTATGATATCGCGCTTTCTTCAATGATTTACCGCGTAGTTAATCTTTATAAACTCGATTTACTGCATGCGCATTACGCTATCCCTTACGCCTACGCAGCCTTTACTGCGAAACAAATGCTGAAGGAAGAAGGCAGAGACATTCCGCTGGTGACGACACTTCACGGCACAGACATCACGCTGGTTGGGCAGCATCCGAGTTATAAACATGCCGTAGAATTCTCCATCAATCAGTCAGATACAATTACTTCCGTTTCCGAAAGTTTAAAAAAAGACACGCTCCAACTTTTCAATATTAAAAAGGAAATCAAGGTCATTACCAATTTTATTGATAATTCTGAGTTTGATGAATGTACCGACTGCAGCCGAAGTCAGTTTGCGACTGATGACGAAAAAATTCTTATTCACGTATCCAACCTGCGGCCCGTGAAACGGATCGAAGATGTTTTAGAGATTTTTAAAGACGTTGAAAAACATGTAAAATCTAAACTCATTATTATCGGCGAAGGTCCGGATATGGAGAAAGTAAACGGATTCCTCGAAGAGAATCCCGACTTAATCAATAAAATCAGGCTTTTGGGAAAAGTGAACGATCTGTACAGGATTCTGCAGCTTTCCGATGTGTTTTTACTCCCTTCTGAGCAGGAAAGTTTTGGATTGGCAGCGCTTGAAGCAATGGCTGCACACACGCCGGTCATCAGCTCAAACGCGGGAGGAATTCCGGAAGTAAATATTCAGGGAGAAACAGGGTTTCTAGCTGAAATTGGCAATGTAAAAGCCATGAGCAACTACGCGATAAAACTCTTAAGCAACGAAGATCTGCTAATGGAAATGAAAACAAACGCAAAGAAACAGGCTATCAGATTCGACCTTAAAAATATTTTGCCGCTTTATGAAGAGATGTACGAGGAAACGCTGAAAAACTTCAAAAATCCGGCCCTGACTCCATAA